In Arthrobacter citreus, a single genomic region encodes these proteins:
- a CDS encoding heavy-metal-associated domain-containing protein, producing METILKVDGMTCGHCKAAVMKAVEGVSGTNNIIVSLENKEVTFNYSNSETVEKVKEAIEDQGYDII from the coding sequence ATGGAAACAATTTTAAAAGTAGATGGTATGACATGTGGACACTGCAAGGCTGCAGTTATGAAAGCAGTAGAAGGTGTGTCTGGTACAAATAATATAATCGTAAGTTTGGAAAATAAAGAAGTAACATTCAACTATTCAAACTCTGAAACAGTTGAAAAAGTAAAAGAAGCTATTGAGGACCAAGGTTACGATATTATCTAA
- a CDS encoding copper-translocating P-type ATPase → MNDAKQLTLGIEGMTCAACATRIEKSLNRMEGLKANVNLALEKATIIYEKGQYQTSDLIDKIHTIGYEVAVEKTTLNITGMTCAACSARIEKVIGKMDGVVQINVNLAMNIATISYLPEVRTVQSIIDKISHIGYEAVIKAEDEVKENDTTRNKQLQLIVSIILSLPLLYSMVSHLPFSTDIWMPHLLMNPWFQLLFATPVQFIIGWHFYVGAFKAIRNYSANMDVLVVLGTSAAYFYSLVEAIKTLTNSSYMPHLYFETSAVLITLVLLGKYFEHIAKGKTTEAISKLMELQAKEATVLENGKEIFVPLEAVKVGDLLLVKPGEKIPVDGVIVSGVSTVDESMITGESLPVDKKAEDNVVGATVNGNGILTIRAEKVGKDTALANIVKIVEEAQGSKAPIQRLADRISNLFVPIVIGIAILTFIIWFFVVDPQNLPKSIEVAIAVLVIACPCALGLATPTSIMVGSGKGAENGILYKGGEYLETTQKINAIILDKTGTITKGKPEVTDFINLNQREDLLRLVASVEKMSEHPLAQAIVQYALKQEVQLTDLTEFITIPGYGVEAMIGDKKIYIGTRKLMNEKNIDFSPVDEQLIAFESAGKTGMLVAINERLEGMIAVADTIKESSRNAIKALKDLKIEVFMVTGDNKHTANAIAKQVGIENVFAEVLPEKKADIVANLQKHGKIVAMVGDGINDAPALAKADIGMAIGTGADVAIETADVTLVGGDLSHIPKAIALSKKTMNNIRQNLFWALFYNSLGIPIAALGLLQPWIAGAAMAFSSVSVVLNALRLKRIKI, encoded by the coding sequence ATGAATGATGCAAAGCAGTTGACCCTTGGCATTGAAGGGATGACCTGCGCCGCATGTGCAACCCGAATCGAAAAAAGTTTAAATCGAATGGAAGGCTTAAAAGCGAATGTAAATCTTGCTTTAGAAAAAGCTACTATTATATATGAAAAAGGACAATATCAAACTTCTGATTTAATAGATAAAATCCATACGATTGGTTACGAGGTTGCTGTTGAAAAGACAACATTAAATATTACAGGAATGACGTGTGCTGCATGTTCAGCTCGAATCGAAAAAGTGATCGGGAAAATGGATGGAGTTGTTCAAATCAACGTCAATCTAGCTATGAATATCGCAACTATTTCATATTTACCGGAAGTGCGAACGGTTCAATCGATTATTGATAAAATTAGTCACATCGGTTATGAGGCAGTTATAAAAGCAGAAGATGAGGTTAAGGAAAACGACACGACACGAAACAAGCAGCTTCAATTGATTGTTTCGATCATACTTTCCCTTCCATTATTGTACTCTATGGTTTCCCATCTTCCTTTTAGTACGGATATTTGGATGCCACATTTATTAATGAATCCATGGTTCCAATTACTGTTTGCAACACCTGTTCAGTTTATAATTGGTTGGCATTTTTACGTTGGTGCATTTAAGGCAATTCGAAATTATAGTGCAAATATGGATGTACTCGTTGTACTAGGAACTTCGGCTGCTTATTTTTATAGTTTAGTTGAGGCGATTAAAACATTGACGAATAGTTCGTATATGCCACATCTTTATTTTGAGACAAGTGCAGTTTTAATCACATTAGTCTTGCTTGGAAAATATTTTGAGCATATCGCTAAAGGGAAAACTACTGAAGCAATTTCTAAACTAATGGAATTACAAGCAAAGGAAGCGACAGTTTTAGAAAATGGTAAAGAGATATTCGTACCACTTGAAGCTGTAAAAGTTGGAGATTTACTTTTAGTGAAACCGGGAGAGAAAATTCCTGTCGATGGTGTCATAGTATCAGGAGTATCTACAGTCGATGAATCAATGATTACTGGAGAGTCTTTACCGGTTGATAAAAAGGCTGAAGACAATGTAGTCGGAGCAACAGTTAATGGAAATGGTATTTTAACAATACGAGCTGAAAAGGTTGGTAAGGACACTGCATTAGCCAATATTGTGAAAATAGTTGAAGAAGCACAAGGTTCGAAAGCGCCAATTCAAAGACTTGCCGATCGAATTTCGAATCTATTTGTTCCAATTGTAATTGGGATTGCGATCTTAACATTTATAATTTGGTTTTTCGTAGTAGATCCGCAAAATTTACCAAAATCAATAGAAGTAGCTATAGCTGTTTTAGTTATTGCATGTCCTTGTGCACTAGGTCTTGCTACTCCGACTTCGATTATGGTTGGAAGTGGAAAAGGCGCAGAAAACGGTATTTTATACAAAGGCGGAGAATATTTAGAAACTACTCAAAAAATAAATGCAATCATTCTTGATAAAACAGGAACGATTACAAAAGGAAAGCCAGAAGTAACAGATTTTATTAATTTAAATCAACGAGAAGATTTGTTAAGACTCGTTGCGAGTGTAGAGAAAATGTCAGAGCATCCTTTAGCACAGGCAATTGTACAATATGCTCTTAAACAAGAGGTTCAGTTGACTGACCTTACTGAGTTTATTACCATACCTGGATATGGGGTAGAAGCAATGATTGGAGATAAAAAGATTTATATCGGAACTCGAAAATTAATGAATGAGAAGAATATTGACTTTTCTCCTGTTGATGAACAATTGATCGCATTTGAATCTGCGGGAAAAACAGGCATGTTAGTAGCAATTAACGAGAGACTAGAAGGAATGATTGCTGTCGCCGATACAATTAAAGAATCTTCAAGAAATGCAATAAAAGCATTAAAAGATTTAAAAATAGAAGTATTTATGGTGACCGGTGATAATAAGCACACAGCAAATGCGATTGCTAAGCAAGTTGGTATTGAAAACGTATTTGCTGAAGTTTTACCTGAGAAAAAGGCAGATATTGTAGCTAATTTACAAAAACATGGGAAAATTGTTGCGATGGTAGGTGACGGAATTAATGATGCTCCGGCTTTAGCAAAAGCTGACATTGGTATGGCAATTGGTACTGGTGCAGATGTAGCAATTGAAACAGCGGATGTCACATTAGTAGGTGGCGATTTATCGCATATCCCAAAAGCAATCGCATTAAGTAAGAAGACAATGAATAATATTCGCCAAAATTTATTTTGGGCATTATTTTATAACAGTTTAGGTATTCCGATTGCAGCATTAGGGCTATTACAGCCTTGGATAGCAGGTGCCGCTATGGCATTCAGTTCTGTATCGGTAGTCTTAAACGCATTAAGATTAAAACGCATAAAAATTTAG
- a CDS encoding metal-sensing transcriptional repressor: MENCHDDQMVPRSEEEINDLMKRLRRIEGQVRGIQKMVEEDRYCIDILTQIMAVEAAMKKVSFSLIERHANHCMVKAVKENNGEASVTELMEVIKRYVK, from the coding sequence ATGGAAAATTGCCATGATGATCAAATGGTCCCAAGAAGTGAAGAAGAAATAAATGATTTAATGAAGCGTCTTCGTAGAATAGAGGGGCAAGTAAGAGGGATTCAAAAAATGGTCGAAGAGGACCGTTATTGCATAGATATATTAACGCAAATTATGGCAGTTGAAGCTGCTATGAAAAAAGTAAGCTTCTCTTTAATTGAGAGACATGCGAATCATTGTATGGTTAAGGCAGTCAAGGAAAATAATGGTGAAGCATCGGTAACTGAATTAATGGAGGTAATTAAAAGGTACGTAAAATAA